The following coding sequences are from one Rathayibacter sp. SW19 window:
- a CDS encoding ABC transporter permease subunit: MSAFFAGLKAEFAKVLTTRMWWILAIVLFAYIALISGGLGALFGAISTGKITPRGGGGGGLPHFGALAPLIYSFATSVGYVFPVLLGALATTGEFRHQTLTPTFLTNPRREQVLEAKSLSSLVVGVAYGVVALLASVGAGSAALSIFGIDTALGDSNTWALFGRALIAMALWAAIGVGLGTLIPNQTAAIVIILAFTQFVEPLLRLAASFSDVTASIGKFLPGASSDALVGFSFFTIQTPDAQSLDWWQGGLVLLGYALILTVIGYYTTWRKDVT; this comes from the coding sequence GTGAGCGCCTTCTTCGCCGGCCTGAAAGCCGAGTTCGCCAAGGTGCTGACGACGCGCATGTGGTGGATCCTCGCCATTGTGCTGTTCGCCTACATCGCGCTGATCTCCGGCGGCCTCGGCGCGCTATTCGGAGCGATCAGCACCGGCAAGATCACGCCGCGAGGCGGGGGCGGAGGCGGCCTCCCGCATTTCGGGGCGCTCGCACCGCTGATCTACAGTTTCGCCACGTCGGTCGGCTATGTGTTCCCGGTGTTGCTCGGCGCGTTGGCGACGACCGGCGAATTTCGGCACCAGACGTTGACACCGACATTCCTCACCAACCCGCGGCGCGAGCAGGTGCTCGAAGCCAAGAGCCTGTCGTCGCTGGTCGTCGGTGTGGCCTATGGCGTCGTGGCTCTGCTCGCATCCGTCGGCGCCGGATCGGCCGCACTCTCGATCTTCGGCATCGACACAGCGCTCGGCGACAGCAACACCTGGGCGCTGTTCGGCCGTGCGCTGATCGCGATGGCGCTTTGGGCGGCGATCGGCGTCGGGCTCGGCACCCTCATCCCGAACCAGACCGCGGCGATCGTCATCATCCTGGCATTCACGCAGTTCGTCGAACCGCTGCTGCGTCTTGCCGCATCGTTCTCCGATGTGACCGCCTCGATTGGTAAATTCCTGCCCGGTGCCTCCAGCGATGCACTGGTCGGCTTCAGCTTCTTCACCATCCAAACTCCGGATGCTCAATCCCTCGACTGGTGGCAGGGCGGCCTCGTGCTGCTCGGCTACGCGCTCATCCTGACGGTCATCGGCTACTACACAACCTGGCGCAAGGATGTGACATAG
- a CDS encoding ATP-binding cassette domain-containing protein, producing the protein MTQGVPIEFSGVTKRFGDVQAVSDLSFTVEPGRVTGFLGPNGAGKTTSLRMLLGLVTPTSGTATFGGTRYRDLPSPLTTVGAALEAASFHPGRTAHSHLAVYATAARLDQARVPAVLKKVGLADYGNRRVGGYSLGMRQRLGLAFTLLGDPGVLVLDEPINGLDPEGIKWIRTFLRELAAEGRTILVSSHLLSEVQQSVDEVVIIAKGELVHRGSLETLENADNIQVIVESPNRDALESALRAANLNFTVVRSGLLVSGAETAQIGHVAFVAGVELSALHRQKSGLEETFLSLVGEGDSL; encoded by the coding sequence ATGACGCAGGGCGTTCCGATCGAGTTTTCTGGCGTGACCAAGCGTTTCGGCGATGTTCAAGCTGTCTCCGACCTGAGCTTCACCGTCGAACCCGGGCGAGTCACCGGGTTCCTCGGACCGAACGGTGCAGGCAAAACCACCTCATTGCGGATGCTGCTCGGCCTCGTCACACCCACCAGCGGCACAGCCACCTTCGGCGGAACACGCTACCGCGATCTGCCCTCCCCGCTGACCACTGTCGGAGCCGCGCTCGAAGCCGCCAGTTTCCACCCCGGTCGCACGGCGCACAGCCACCTCGCCGTGTATGCGACGGCGGCACGCCTCGACCAGGCTCGCGTGCCCGCCGTGTTGAAGAAAGTCGGCCTGGCCGACTACGGCAACCGCCGGGTCGGCGGCTATTCGCTCGGCATGCGACAACGGCTCGGGCTCGCCTTCACGCTGCTCGGTGACCCCGGCGTGCTCGTGCTGGACGAACCCATCAACGGGCTCGACCCAGAAGGCATCAAATGGATCCGCACCTTCCTCCGCGAGCTCGCCGCAGAAGGCCGCACCATCCTCGTCAGTTCCCATCTGCTCTCCGAGGTGCAACAGAGCGTTGACGAGGTCGTCATAATCGCGAAGGGCGAACTCGTGCACCGCGGGTCGCTCGAGACGCTGGAAAACGCCGACAACATCCAGGTGATCGTCGAGTCGCCGAACCGCGACGCACTCGAATCCGCGCTCCGCGCCGCGAACCTGAACTTCACGGTTGTGCGCAGCGGGCTGCTCGTCAGCGGAGCCGAAACCGCGCAGATCGGGCACGTGGCGTTCGTTGCCGGCGTGGAGTTGAGCGCGCTGCATCGACAGAAATCCGGTCTCGAAGAGACCTTCCTCTCCCTCGTCGGAGAGGGGGATTCGCTGTGA
- a CDS encoding pyridoxal phosphate-dependent decarboxylase family protein: MRAGELRDAFGGALPDEPTDAATVVDELATLAEPGLMAMQSGRFYGWVTGGTLPAALGADWLVTAWDQNAALRFATPAVVAAEEAAAGWLLDLLGLPSGCDVGFTTGATMSNFVGLAAARQEVLARAGWNVAADGLTGAPRLRVFVGADRHTSIDLALNYLGLGAPIAVAADDQGRILPAALAEAMDGGTASGAATAGGPAIVCLQAGNVHSGAFDPMAEAIEVAHERGAWVHVDGAFGLWAAASPRLRDRLSLAGVEAADSWTTDAHKTLNVPYDCGIAIVARPETVRTVFGTQASYLMADDPGPGDPFERVPEFSRRARGVPVWAALRSLGRRGTIALVERFAEHATAFADGIARIPGAEVINDVVFTQVCVSFGEDERTKRVTERLLAGGVTWMSGSRWRDRDVLRISVSNWSTDAADVAKSLAALERAAAVA; the protein is encoded by the coding sequence ATGCGCGCAGGCGAGCTTCGCGACGCATTCGGCGGGGCACTCCCCGACGAACCAACGGATGCCGCGACCGTCGTCGATGAGCTTGCAACGCTGGCCGAACCGGGGTTGATGGCGATGCAGTCCGGCCGCTTCTACGGCTGGGTGACCGGCGGAACGCTGCCGGCCGCCCTCGGCGCGGACTGGCTTGTGACCGCTTGGGACCAGAACGCAGCGTTGCGCTTCGCGACGCCCGCTGTCGTCGCTGCCGAGGAAGCGGCAGCCGGGTGGCTGCTCGACCTGCTCGGACTCCCAAGCGGATGCGACGTGGGCTTCACCACCGGCGCCACCATGTCCAACTTCGTCGGGCTCGCAGCTGCGCGGCAGGAGGTGCTGGCGCGAGCGGGCTGGAACGTGGCGGCCGACGGGCTGACCGGGGCGCCTCGCCTCCGCGTGTTCGTCGGTGCCGACCGTCACACGTCGATCGACTTGGCACTGAACTATCTCGGGTTGGGCGCGCCGATTGCCGTCGCGGCCGACGACCAGGGACGCATCCTGCCCGCCGCGCTCGCCGAGGCGATGGACGGCGGGACCGCCAGCGGCGCCGCAACTGCCGGTGGTCCGGCGATCGTGTGCCTGCAGGCGGGCAACGTGCATTCCGGCGCGTTCGATCCGATGGCTGAGGCGATCGAGGTCGCGCATGAACGCGGAGCGTGGGTGCACGTCGACGGCGCGTTCGGGCTCTGGGCGGCCGCCAGCCCTCGCCTGCGTGACCGGCTCAGTCTCGCCGGCGTCGAGGCGGCCGACTCGTGGACGACGGATGCGCACAAGACCCTCAATGTGCCGTACGACTGCGGCATCGCCATTGTTGCCCGGCCAGAGACGGTGCGCACGGTGTTCGGAACGCAGGCGAGCTATTTGATGGCGGATGACCCCGGTCCCGGCGATCCGTTCGAGCGCGTTCCCGAGTTCTCGCGCCGCGCTCGCGGCGTGCCGGTGTGGGCGGCGCTGCGCTCCCTCGGCAGGCGCGGGACGATCGCGCTCGTCGAACGGTTCGCCGAGCATGCCACTGCATTCGCCGACGGCATTGCGCGCATCCCCGGCGCCGAGGTCATCAACGACGTCGTGTTCACGCAGGTCTGCGTCAGTTTCGGCGAAGACGAGCGCACAAAACGGGTAACCGAACGGCTGCTGGCAGGCGGCGTCACCTGGATGTCCGGATCCCGCTGGCGCGACCGGGACGTGCTGCGCATTTCGGTCAGCAACTGGTCGACGGATGCCGCGGATGTCGCAAAATCGCTCGCCGCTCTCGAGCGGGCAGCCGCAGTCGCGTGA
- a CDS encoding LssY C-terminal domain-containing protein yields MSEQTAPEPTKVSALPLPRGRVSVNVALDYAFFIFAGAAAIWLAWLVLSESFSWGWWQIVFFVLFWLVLAYLILPRLHRILTRMYVPNYFIGRARTSDGLLGDPINLALLGSEEQLNLAMRDAGWTRADDVTFASSWRIVTSTITRRSYDEAPVSPLMLFEKQQDVAYQQEVLGNPAKRHHVRFWRCPDGWLLPGGHQTDWLAAGTFDRSVGFSLFTLQITHKIDANTDIERDHIVNTLTTSDEAIDVRVIRDFSTGYHSRNGGGDTIVTDGDLPVIDLRALPVPPTDPDAAPAADPTTKRPVQIIFGSLLMLFRILAGIIAIVSVLVGWGEFVRSSELEVSGLTPDEVQQIAALILTVVVGIAGGAVLIYLALIILVFRGSNWARIAAMVFGAIVIIAAFVDAVNGGPRITLFTTLPGLAFDILVMLALSSERARVWSRLPHGRRARARAARKAARAADRAAVEQPGVPSSP; encoded by the coding sequence ATGTCCGAGCAGACGGCGCCCGAGCCGACGAAGGTGAGCGCGCTTCCGTTGCCGCGCGGTCGCGTGTCGGTCAACGTGGCCCTGGACTACGCGTTCTTCATCTTCGCCGGGGCCGCCGCCATCTGGCTGGCCTGGCTTGTGCTCTCGGAGAGCTTCTCCTGGGGCTGGTGGCAGATCGTGTTCTTCGTGCTGTTCTGGCTGGTGCTCGCCTACCTGATCTTGCCGCGGCTGCATCGCATCCTGACCAGAATGTATGTGCCGAACTACTTCATCGGCCGGGCCCGCACCAGCGACGGCCTGCTCGGTGACCCGATCAACCTGGCGTTGCTCGGCAGTGAGGAACAGCTGAATCTGGCGATGCGCGACGCCGGCTGGACCAGGGCCGACGACGTCACCTTCGCCTCGAGTTGGCGCATCGTCACGTCGACGATCACACGCCGCAGCTATGACGAGGCGCCGGTCAGTCCGTTGATGCTGTTCGAAAAGCAGCAGGATGTCGCATACCAGCAAGAAGTGCTCGGCAACCCGGCCAAACGGCACCACGTGCGCTTCTGGCGCTGCCCGGACGGCTGGCTTCTGCCCGGTGGCCACCAGACGGACTGGCTGGCCGCCGGCACCTTCGATCGCAGCGTCGGCTTCTCGCTCTTCACGCTGCAGATCACCCACAAGATCGATGCGAACACCGATATCGAGCGCGATCACATCGTGAACACGCTGACCACCTCTGATGAGGCGATCGACGTTCGCGTCATCCGCGATTTCTCGACCGGCTATCACTCGCGCAACGGCGGCGGCGACACCATCGTGACGGATGGCGACCTGCCGGTCATCGACCTGAGGGCGCTGCCGGTGCCGCCTACTGATCCGGATGCCGCGCCGGCGGCTGATCCCACCACGAAGCGCCCCGTTCAAATCATCTTCGGCTCACTGCTCATGCTGTTCCGGATACTTGCCGGCATCATCGCCATCGTGTCCGTCCTGGTCGGCTGGGGCGAGTTCGTGCGGTCGTCTGAGCTCGAAGTCTCCGGCCTCACACCAGACGAGGTGCAGCAGATTGCCGCACTCATCCTCACGGTGGTGGTCGGCATTGCCGGCGGTGCGGTGTTGATCTACCTGGCGTTGATCATCCTCGTGTTCCGTGGCAGCAACTGGGCACGAATCGCAGCGATGGTGTTCGGCGCCATCGTGATCATCGCCGCATTCGTCGATGCCGTTAACGGCGGCCCCCGCATTACGTTGTTCACCACCCTTCCCGGGCTCGCGTTCGACATCCTGGTGATGCTGGCGCTGTCCAGCGAACGTGCTCGGGTCTGGTCGCGACTGCCGCACGGCCGCCGTGCGCGTGCTCGCGCCGCCCGGAAAGCCGCACGGGCGGCGGACCGGGCCGCCGTTGAGCAGCCCGGCGTACCCAGTTCGCCCTAG
- a CDS encoding Na+/H+ antiporter, with amino-acid sequence MNSMDPVATIAWIVSFVVVTVAITGLSRRIGWSAPVALVLVGAIASFIPGIPQVQVQPQLILYGLLPPLLFAAAIRTSFADVRARRDSILLLSVGLVAFTVIVVGFATWLVVPALTLAAAFAFGAVVAPTDTVAVTAILGRLHLPRRLVTVLEGESLLNDATALVALNASIVAIAGVLNPWLIVGDFALAVVAGLVVGLAVGLTLAAIRRQLRAPVLDTSLSLVTPYVAFIIAQSIGGSGVLAVVVAGLYLGYRSPAIQSAEARIAESINWRTIQFLLENAVFLFIGLELASILTGALKSGFTVGQVIVICVVVLLALIAARFGWMAAITTLYRHGPRRLRERGWSWRTSIAVSFAGIRGVVTLAAVFLLPPQTPYRAFLQFLAFVVVVGTLLEGLALPWIIRRLRLPSPDSAQEASEMQRLLAEAQSAGLDQLELDVTDADDDAVVSRLRTNEAFLRDALENPTSDGEEQSPAAYRRLRQSMIAAERRAVAAAHADGRYQAASVRRVSAFLDAEEAALRISTPLAPGTPRTPNAKRTPGTPGAPGTAGTTGTAQGSPLRESET; translated from the coding sequence ATGAACAGCATGGATCCGGTCGCCACCATCGCCTGGATCGTGTCGTTCGTCGTGGTCACGGTCGCCATCACGGGCCTGTCGCGCCGCATCGGCTGGTCCGCTCCCGTCGCGCTCGTACTCGTCGGTGCGATCGCATCCTTCATCCCGGGCATTCCTCAGGTGCAAGTGCAGCCGCAGCTGATCCTCTACGGCCTGCTGCCGCCGTTGCTGTTCGCCGCGGCAATCCGCACCTCTTTTGCGGATGTCCGTGCTCGCCGCGACAGCATCCTACTTTTGTCGGTCGGGCTGGTGGCGTTCACCGTGATCGTGGTCGGCTTCGCGACCTGGCTCGTCGTGCCGGCGCTCACGCTCGCGGCCGCGTTCGCGTTCGGGGCGGTGGTCGCCCCGACAGATACCGTCGCGGTCACCGCCATCCTCGGTCGCCTTCACCTGCCGCGCCGACTCGTCACCGTGCTCGAAGGCGAGAGCCTGCTCAATGATGCGACGGCGCTGGTCGCGCTGAACGCATCCATTGTGGCGATCGCCGGGGTGCTCAACCCGTGGCTGATCGTCGGCGACTTCGCCCTGGCAGTCGTTGCCGGTCTGGTGGTTGGGCTTGCCGTCGGGCTCACCCTGGCCGCCATCCGACGCCAACTGCGCGCACCGGTGCTCGACACCAGCCTGTCACTGGTGACGCCGTACGTCGCCTTCATCATTGCGCAGTCGATCGGAGGCTCAGGGGTGCTTGCCGTCGTCGTCGCGGGCCTGTACCTCGGCTACCGCTCCCCGGCCATCCAATCGGCAGAAGCGCGGATCGCGGAGTCGATCAACTGGCGCACCATCCAGTTTCTGCTGGAGAACGCGGTGTTCTTGTTCATCGGGCTGGAACTGGCAAGCATTCTAACCGGCGCACTCAAGAGCGGATTCACGGTCGGCCAGGTCATCGTGATCTGCGTCGTCGTTCTGCTCGCGCTGATCGCCGCGCGCTTCGGCTGGATGGCCGCCATCACGACGCTTTACCGGCACGGGCCGCGCCGGCTGCGCGAGCGGGGATGGAGTTGGCGCACGAGCATCGCGGTGTCGTTCGCGGGCATCCGCGGGGTCGTGACGCTGGCAGCGGTGTTCCTGCTGCCGCCGCAGACGCCCTATCGAGCGTTCCTGCAATTCCTGGCGTTCGTCGTGGTCGTCGGCACTCTGCTCGAAGGTCTGGCGCTGCCGTGGATCATCCGCCGCCTGCGCCTGCCGTCGCCCGACAGCGCGCAGGAGGCGAGTGAAATGCAACGTCTACTCGCCGAGGCGCAGTCGGCCGGGCTCGATCAACTCGAACTCGATGTAACGGATGCCGACGACGACGCGGTCGTCAGCCGACTCCGCACGAATGAGGCATTCTTGCGCGACGCGCTGGAGAACCCGACATCGGATGGCGAGGAGCAGTCACCTGCTGCCTATCGCCGGCTGCGCCAATCCATGATTGCGGCGGAGCGGCGCGCCGTCGCCGCCGCCCACGCGGATGGCCGCTATCAGGCGGCATCGGTGCGCAGGGTCTCCGCGTTCCTCGATGCGGAGGAGGCCGCATTACGGATCTCCACGCCACTGGCGCCCGGCACCCCGCGCACCCCCAACGCGAAGCGCACACCGGGCACGCCTGGCGCACCTGGCACGGCTGGCACGACTGGCACGGCACAGGGTTCGCCGCTGCGTGAATCCGAAACCTAG
- a CDS encoding IclR family transcriptional regulator, translating into MSGKPRRPADADGPSPQHDDRSVAARMLAVIDAFSAPAPAAALTLTAISRRAGLPLSTTHRLVAEWVTWGGLARQEDGRYSLGLRLWELGVQTPTARNLRTIALPYLEDLYEATREHVHLAILDGHDALYLEKLSGHQAVHIISRVGGRLPLHATGVGMVLLSFAPPELIQSYLAAPLQRFLPDTVSTPEQLRRRIAAVRAEGIAFMGEEMTAGSSSIAAPIRDRTGQVVAAVSIVTHTTPAPDAAHERAVRAAAQGVSRALGYRRAS; encoded by the coding sequence ATGTCAGGCAAGCCACGACGGCCGGCGGATGCCGACGGCCCGAGCCCGCAGCACGACGATCGGTCCGTCGCGGCGCGGATGCTCGCCGTCATCGACGCGTTCAGCGCGCCGGCGCCTGCCGCCGCGTTGACGCTCACCGCGATCTCACGCCGCGCCGGACTGCCGCTGTCGACAACCCATCGCCTGGTCGCCGAATGGGTGACCTGGGGTGGGCTGGCGCGCCAGGAAGACGGTCGTTACAGCTTGGGGCTGCGGCTGTGGGAGCTCGGTGTGCAAACCCCAACGGCCCGCAACTTGCGCACCATCGCGCTGCCGTACCTGGAAGACCTCTACGAGGCCACCCGGGAGCACGTGCACCTGGCGATCCTCGACGGACACGACGCGCTGTATCTGGAGAAACTGTCCGGTCATCAAGCCGTGCACATCATCTCCCGAGTCGGCGGCCGGCTGCCGCTGCACGCGACCGGCGTCGGCATGGTACTGCTGTCGTTCGCGCCACCCGAGCTCATTCAGTCGTATCTCGCGGCACCGCTTCAGCGGTTTCTGCCAGACACCGTGAGCACCCCGGAGCAGCTGCGCCGCCGCATCGCCGCCGTGCGCGCCGAGGGGATCGCCTTCATGGGGGAGGAGATGACCGCAGGGTCCAGTTCGATCGCCGCACCGATCCGCGACCGCACCGGGCAGGTCGTGGCCGCCGTCTCAATCGTCACGCACACGACCCCCGCCCCGGATGCCGCCCACGAACGTGCCGTGCGCGCGGCCGCCCAAGGGGTCAGCAGGGCGCTCGGCTACCGTCGGGCGAGCTGA
- a CDS encoding 4-hydroxybenzoate 3-monooxygenase, translating into MSPETTRVAIIGAGPAGLLLGWALRRSGIDAVIVENRSVEYIHGRVRAGVLEQGSVETLTRLGVGDGVATDGLVHDGIYLQFAGERHHVDFNELVGRTVTVYGQQAVVRDLIDAHEADGSTIYFEAADVAVHDIATAHPRVTFRHDGEAHELHADFIVGADGSHGICRPAIPAAERSSYERNYPYAWLGILANVAPSTDELIYCLHEDGFAMHSMRSLHVSRLYLQVDPTERIEDWPNARIWDTLHARLGVPGWTLQEGPVTEKSITPMRSFVASSLNYGNLFLAGDAGHIVPPTGAKGLNSAIADVTMLSDALIAHYAGNDTALTGYSDAALARQWRIQQFSRWMTRMLHRHHGETNELQFDYRSQLGQLDYTTHSLHAMRSLAEQYTGLPL; encoded by the coding sequence ATGTCTCCAGAAACCACGCGCGTCGCCATCATCGGCGCCGGGCCAGCCGGCCTGCTGCTCGGGTGGGCGTTGCGTCGCTCGGGCATCGATGCGGTCATCGTTGAGAACCGCTCGGTCGAGTACATTCACGGCCGCGTGCGTGCCGGGGTGCTCGAGCAGGGTTCTGTCGAGACGCTCACTCGGCTCGGCGTCGGCGACGGCGTCGCGACGGATGGCCTGGTGCACGATGGCATCTACCTGCAGTTCGCGGGCGAGCGCCATCACGTCGACTTCAACGAACTCGTCGGACGCACCGTCACGGTCTACGGCCAGCAGGCCGTTGTGCGCGACCTCATCGACGCGCACGAGGCTGACGGCTCCACGATCTACTTCGAGGCAGCGGATGTCGCGGTGCACGACATCGCGACAGCGCACCCTCGCGTCACCTTCCGTCACGACGGCGAGGCGCACGAGTTGCACGCCGATTTCATCGTGGGTGCGGACGGATCGCACGGCATCTGCCGCCCGGCGATTCCTGCCGCAGAGCGATCCTCGTACGAGAGGAATTACCCATATGCCTGGCTCGGCATACTCGCCAATGTTGCGCCCTCGACCGATGAGTTGATCTACTGCCTGCACGAAGACGGCTTCGCGATGCACTCGATGCGCTCGCTGCACGTCTCGCGGCTGTATCTGCAGGTCGACCCAACCGAGCGCATCGAGGACTGGCCGAATGCACGAATCTGGGACACGCTGCACGCCCGGCTCGGCGTGCCGGGCTGGACACTCCAGGAAGGCCCGGTGACCGAGAAGTCGATCACGCCGATGCGCAGTTTCGTGGCGTCGTCGCTGAACTACGGCAACCTATTCCTCGCCGGGGATGCCGGGCACATCGTGCCGCCGACCGGCGCGAAGGGGCTCAACTCGGCGATCGCCGATGTGACGATGTTGAGCGACGCGCTGATCGCGCACTACGCGGGGAACGACACCGCTCTGACCGGTTACAGCGATGCTGCCCTCGCCCGGCAGTGGCGTATCCAGCAGTTCTCCCGCTGGATGACGCGGATGCTGCACCGTCACCACGGCGAGACGAACGAGCTGCAATTCGACTATCGCAGCCAGCTCGGACAGCTGGATTACACGACGCACTCGCTGCACGCCATGCGCTCACTGGCCGAGCAATACACAGGGTTGCCGCTGTGA
- the pcaH gene encoding protocatechuate 3,4-dioxygenase subunit beta, whose amino-acid sequence MTTQQQISAEMRAIEDEARRAVEAGGTPEVHPRRDYAPYRSSVLRHPTHELVRVDPEEVERFSPAFGHTDVNPLESDLTIQHSGEPLGVRITVSGRVLDGQGRPVRSQLIEIWQANSGGRYVHKRDQHPAPLDPNFTGVGRAITGESGEYQFTTIKPGPYPWKNHTNAWRPAHIHFSLFGSAFTQRLVTQMYFPGDPLFALDPIYQSITDPAARERLIGRYDHDLSAPEFSLGYLWDIVLTGPRSTWMESEDHHA is encoded by the coding sequence ATGACGACTCAACAGCAGATCAGTGCTGAGATGCGCGCGATCGAAGATGAGGCCCGCCGCGCCGTCGAGGCAGGGGGCACGCCGGAGGTGCACCCGCGTCGCGACTACGCGCCGTACCGCAGTTCGGTGCTGCGGCATCCGACGCACGAGTTGGTGCGGGTGGACCCGGAGGAGGTCGAACGTTTCTCGCCCGCATTCGGCCACACCGATGTCAACCCGCTCGAAAGCGATCTGACGATCCAGCACTCCGGGGAACCCCTCGGCGTGCGCATCACAGTCTCCGGCCGGGTGCTCGATGGCCAGGGCCGGCCGGTGCGCAGCCAGCTGATCGAGATCTGGCAGGCGAATTCGGGCGGGAGATATGTGCATAAGCGGGATCAGCATCCGGCGCCGCTCGACCCGAACTTCACCGGTGTCGGTCGTGCGATCACCGGTGAGAGCGGGGAGTACCAGTTCACGACGATCAAGCCGGGCCCGTACCCGTGGAAGAATCACACCAACGCGTGGCGGCCTGCACATATCCACTTCTCGTTGTTCGGGTCGGCGTTCACGCAACGCTTGGTGACGCAGATGTATTTTCCGGGTGACCCGCTGTTCGCGCTCGATCCGATCTATCAGTCGATCACCGACCCGGCCGCGCGCGAACGGCTGATCGGCCGCTACGACCACGACCTGAGTGCGCCAGAGTTCTCACTGGGCTACCTGTGGGATATTGTGCTCACCGGCCCGCGGTCGACGTGGATGGAGAGCGAGGACCACCATGCCTGA
- the pcaG gene encoding protocatechuate 3,4-dioxygenase subunit alpha — protein sequence MPDSESTPRYAQTPSQTVGPFFGNALPYHGGPELVPARLAQAIRLHGSVYDGEGTPVPDALIELWQADGAGRISHEQGSLDRDGYTFTGFGRAATNLAGHYLFTTVKPGAVGAAAPYVLVTVFARGLLHHLFTRAYFPEDAQAQATDAVLAAVPAERRATLVAIADGERSYRFDIRLQGDGETVFLDFDA from the coding sequence ATGCCTGATTCGGAATCGACGCCGCGTTACGCGCAAACCCCCTCGCAGACCGTCGGGCCGTTCTTCGGAAATGCGCTCCCGTATCACGGCGGGCCCGAACTTGTGCCCGCCCGACTGGCGCAGGCGATCCGCCTGCATGGCAGCGTCTACGACGGTGAGGGAACCCCGGTTCCGGATGCGCTCATCGAGCTCTGGCAGGCGGACGGTGCCGGCCGCATTTCGCACGAGCAGGGGAGTCTGGATCGTGATGGTTACACCTTCACAGGCTTCGGAAGGGCGGCAACGAATCTTGCCGGTCATTACCTGTTCACCACGGTGAAGCCGGGGGCCGTCGGTGCCGCAGCACCATACGTGCTTGTCACGGTGTTCGCCCGTGGGCTCCTGCACCATCTGTTCACGCGCGCATATTTCCCTGAGGACGCGCAGGCGCAGGCAACGGATGCCGTGCTGGCCGCCGTTCCGGCCGAGCGCCGGGCCACCCTGGTCGCGATCGCGGACGGTGAGCGTTCGTACCGGTTCGACATCCGGTTGCAGGGCGACGGCGAGACGGTCTTCTTGGATTTCGATGCCTGA